A stretch of the Argentina anserina chromosome 6, drPotAnse1.1, whole genome shotgun sequence genome encodes the following:
- the LOC126797819 gene encoding uncharacterized protein LOC126797819, with protein MPVSFSVAARMRRSAIKAASKELERIDNVFYTYANTTSGVIDPEGIERLCADMEVDPTDVRVLMLAWKMKAEKQGYFTLEEWRVALKALRADSLSKLKKALPELEKEVRRPSNFVDFYSYGFRYCLTEEKQKSIDIESICQLLHIILGSQYQEQVDSFVEYLKTQSDYKVINMDQWMGFYRFCDEISYPDLSNYDPELAWPLILDNFVEWVREKQS; from the exons CCATTAAAGCAGCTTCTAAAGAGTTGGAACGGATTGATAATGTGTTCTATACCTATGCAAATACGACTTCTGGTGTCATTGA TCCAGAAGGAATCGAGCGTCTTTGTGCAGATATGGAAGTTGACCCTACAGATGTAAGGGTCTTGATGCTTGCCTG GAAAATGAAAGCCGAAAAACAGGGATACTTTACCCTG GAAGAGTGGCGAGTTGCACTTAAAGCATTAAGGGCAGATAGTTTAAGTAAATTAAAAAAGGCACTTCCAGAGCTAGAGAAAGAG GTCAGGAGGCCATCAAACTTTGTGGATTTCTATTCCTATGGATTCAGATATTGCTTAACAG aggAGAAACAGAAGAGCATAGATATAGAGAGTATATGCCAATTATTACATATTATATTAGGATCTCAGTACCAAGAGCAGGTTGACTCATTTGTAGAGTACTTAAAG ACTCAGAGTGATTACAAAGTCATAAACATGGATCAATGGATGGGCTTTTACCGATTTTGTGATGAG ATAAGTTATCCAGACCTTAGCAACTATGATCCTGAACTTGCATGGCCTTTGATCCTTGACAATTTTGTTGAATGGGTGCGAGAAAAGCAGAGCTAG
- the LOC126798809 gene encoding deSI-like protein At4g17486 has translation MMCRKSVCTDNSGSVPVYLNVYDLTPYNGYAYWLGLGVYHSGVQVHGIEYAFGAHEYPTTGIFEGEPKKCDGFTFRKSILIGKTDVGPLEVRAVMESLAEQYRGNAYNLITKNCNHFCNDACIRLTGNPIPNWVNRLARIGFLCNCVLPVTLNSTKVRHHRIDDKAEGDEKKLTCQADNVPISSTSCSSASSSPAYTTTRRGRSRTRRPLPPSSPLIVDSSS, from the exons ATGATGTGCAGAAAGAGTGTCTGCACTGACAATAGTGGATCGGTGCCTGTGTACTTGAACGTTTATGATCTGACACCTTATAATGGCTACGCTTATTGGCTTGGTCTTGGAGTTTACCATTCTGGTGTACAAG TTCATGGGATTGAGTATGCGTTTGGAGCTCATGAGTATCCCACAACTGGGATTTTTGAAGGGGAGCCAAAAAAGTGTGATGGATTTACATTTAGAAAATCAATTTTGATTGGGAAAACAGATGTTGGGCCTTTAGAGGTGAGAGCAGTGATGGAATCGCTTGCAGAGCAATATAGAGGGAATGCATACAACTTGATCACCAAAAATTGCAACCACTTCTGCAATGATGCTTGCATCAGACTGACCGGAAACCCAATTCCAAATTGGGTTAATCGGCTTGCAAGAATCG GCTTCTTATGCAATTGTGTACTTCCTGTAACTTTAAATTCAACAAAAGTTCGTCATCACAGAATTGACGATAAGGCAGAAGGAGATGAGAAGAAGCTAACATGCCAAGCAGACAATGTGCCCATATCTTCGACTTCTTGTTCTTCTGCATCATCCTCTCCAGCATACACCACAACGCGCAGGGGTAGAAGCCGAACAAGACGTCCTCTTCCTCCATCGTCGCCTTTGATTGTTGATTCTTCATCCTGA